The following coding sequences lie in one Yamadazyma tenuis chromosome 3, complete sequence genomic window:
- a CDS encoding uncharacterized protein (COG:L; EggNog:ENOG503NXWI), whose amino-acid sequence MSTSHIPESTELNLIPRPGPVYSKNEPHHVSVVNVTVNTAPPEVPSEQAHIAPMTPNNPPKNIWRMLAVCFFMLICGASDATPGVVLPEIESYYKISYGVVSIIWVGNAFGFILVACISHKMESWFNHRNLLLIGTGLAMLMYAIVSSGTKYPVIVIGFFFGGAGLAINLSKSNVFMSRFGDKSATYLSYAQCCYGVGATVSPLIATAFVSSGIKFHFFYLVLLGCALTAFVLFFLSFSGAETDLAPWEAEYRDENKGSDKDHRELLKASLKNKVTWLMALFTFFYQGAEVAVGGWIVTYLIDYRGGRQSVGYVASGFWSGVALGRLFLTRPLYKHCLYEKHSKTPLTRKHLTEVEEELGIVKRVLLRYVPDFDTPQALIRLKNGGDLADGDIEIPVLKSKLDHPTPMGDHRTPLNIRNLLVEDNSNDFVDLQIAQLLPSSIDPNYRPKRKQTRSEIRNENYSWDERKQGELESSTTDGMATTESNCYLGAASSAALINLIGGGFFMNEGKVTSPVSTSSSNLLNHGVISRSKLEHYINQYFETYHISYPMVHKPMFMAQFNEIVSPPNGWESLLYIVAAIGSFMSAVSPEENDDLILFEIAKSKLSIDVLETGNLTLVQTLTLMSNYLQKRDKPNSGYNYLGLAVRMALGLGLHKQISDTNESLLDQETKRRIWWCLYIFDCGQTITYGRPLGIPCAGIDSRLPLNILDTELTGFTISLPKEQDSSTDYTSLRLQSLFHIFTNSIYERIITDPFPSSQELLKWDEMYIQRWKNQIPEYFKEDATVPPKYRLAHAVIEWRVRNLRIIMYRTFLLRNVVVNSNGIEQDYDSKAGEICLQECSATVKSMYLFWSAKTTYNRMDAWYSLFFLIPAVVMPLVCLRNNPLDANAEAWRSDIGIAKSIIERLTSISPLAGRILHFIEFLGAGYLTQGVESQELSFPLNGTDESPFSQLIQLHSMLWPVSFDIEQQFL is encoded by the exons ATGCTGACTTCACATATTCCAGAAAGCACGGAGCTCAATCTCATTCCTCGGCCTGGCCCGGTTTATTCCAAAAATGAGCCTCACCATGTTAGTGTGGTGAACGTCACCGTCAACACCGCTCCTCCAGAAGTTCCTTCAGAACAAGCACACATTGCCCCAATGACTCCCAATAATCCCCCCAAAAATATCTGGCGGATGTTGGCCGTATGTTTCTTCATGTTGATTTGTGGAGCTTCAGATGCCACCCCTGGTGTGGTATTACCCGAAATCGAAAGCTACTATAAAATCTCCTACGGTGTAGTGTCCATTATTTGGGTGGGCAATGCCTTCGGGTTCATTTTGGTTGCATGTATATCCCATAAAATGGAGTCTTGGTTCAACCACAGAAACCTATTGCTTATTGGTACTGGTTTGGCTATGTTGATGTACGCCATCGTCCTGAGTGGAACCAAATACCCTGTTATTGTGATTGGGTTTTTCTTTGGGGGTGCAGGGCTTGCtatcaacttgtccaagagCAACGTGTTTATGTCACGGTTTGGCGACAAGCTGGCTACGTATTTATCATATGCCCAGTGTTGTTATGGCGTTGGTGCCACTGTTTCTCCTCTTATTGCAACTGCATTTGTGAGCTCTGGGATCAAATTCCATTTCTTCTACTTGGTTCTTTTGGGATGTGCATTGACAGCCTTTgtgctcttcttcttgtctttcCTGGGCGCCGAAACAGACTTGGCTCCCTGGGAAGCAGAATACAGAGACGAGAATAAGGGACTGGATAAGGATCACAGAGAGCTTCTCAAGGCTTCACTCAAAAACAAAGTTACTTGGCTCATGGCACTCTTTACCTTCTTCTATCAAGGGGCTGAAGTTGCTGTTGGAGGTTGGATTGTGACTTACTTAATCGACTATCGAGGAGGAAGACAATCGGTTGGTTACGTTGCATCTGGGTTCTGGAGTGGTGTGGCTCTAGGAAGATTGTTTCTTACTCGTCCTCTTTATAA GCATTGTCTTTACGAAAAACACAGCAAAACCCCTTTGACTCGCAAACACTTGACAGAAGTAGAAGAGGAACTAGGGATAGTTAAAAGGGTGTTACTACGGTATGTTCCTGACTTTGATACTCCACAAGCCCTCATCAGGTTGAAAAATGGTGGAGATCTAGCTGATGGTGATATCGAAATTCCGGTACTAAAATCCAAATTGGATCATCCTACTCCTATGGGAGACCACCGAACTCCATTGAACATCCGCAaccttcttgttgaagataacTCAAATGATTTTGTGGATCTACAAATTGCTCAGCTCCTTCCCTCTTCAATTGATCCCAATTACAGGCCCAAGAGGAAGCAGACAAGATCTGAAATACGAAATGAAAACTACAGCTGGGACGAAAGAAAACAGggagaattggaatctcTGACTACGGATGGAATGGCCACCACCGAGTCTAACTGTTACTTAGGAGCAGCTTCAAGTGCTGCTTTGATTAATCTTATTGGCGGAGGGTTCTTCATGAATGAGGGTAAAGTAACGTCTCCTGTTTCAACCAGCTCCTCGAATCTTTTGAATCACGGTGTAATATCAAGATCCAAGCTTGAACACTACATCAATCAGTACTTTGAAACCTACCATATTTCATATCCCATGGTACATAAACCGATGTTCATGGCTCAATTCAACGAGATCGTATCACCTCCGAACGGATGGGAGAGCTTGCTCTATATTGTTGCAGCAATCGGTTCGTTCATGTCAGCTGTTTCTCCCGAAGAGAACGATGATCTTATTCTTTTCGAAAttgcaaaatcaaagctTTCAATCGATGTGCTAGAGACTGGAAATCTTACTTTAGTACAGACATTGACGCTTATGTCAAACTATCTACAGAAGAGAGACAAACCCAACTCCGGCTATAACTACTTGGGACTCGCTGTTCGAATGGCTCTCGGACTCGGACTCCATAAACAAATAAGTGATACCAACGAGTCTCTTTTAGACCAGGAAACAAAACGaaggatttggtggtgtctCTATATCTTTGACTGTGGACAGACAATCACCTATGGAAGACCATTGGGTATCCCGTGTGCTGGAATAGACTCGAGACTTCCTCTAAACATTTTGGATACTGAATTAACTGGGTTTACCATATCCTTGCCAAAGGAGCAAGATTCTTCCACAGATTATACCAGTCTAAGGCTTCAGTCTTTGTTCCACATATTTACCAACAGTATTTATGAAAGAATTATAACTGATCCATTTCCGTCTTCTCAGGAGCTTCTAAAGTGGGACGAAATGTACATACAAAGATGGAAGAATCAAATTCCCGAATacttcaaagaagatgCTACAGTCCCCCCAAAGTACCGTTTGGCTCATGCTGTAATCGAGTGGAGGGTACGAAATCTACGAATTATCATGTACAGAACGTTCCTCTTGAGAAATGTAGTGGTGAATTCAAACGGAATCGAACAAGATTACGACTCAAAAGCTGGTGAAATCTGCCTTCAAGAATGTAGTGCTACAGTCAAGAGCATGTATTTGTTCTGGAGTGCTAAGACCACGTATAATCGAATGGATGCATGGTATTCACTTTTTTTCCTAATTCCAGCTGTGGTCATGCCATTGGTTTGTCTCAGAAACAATCCGCTCGATGCAAACGCTGAAGCATGGAGAAGTGATATTGGTATAGCGAAAAGCATAATAGAAAGGTTGACGAGCATATCACCATTAGCAGGTCGTATTCTACACTTCATTGAGTTTTTGGGTGCTGGTTATCTCACACAGGGCGTAGAGAGCCAAGAGTTAAGTTTTCCATTAAATGGTACTGACGAAAGCCCTTTCTCTCAGTTGATACAACTTCACTCAATGCTCTGGCCTGTTTCGTTTGATATAGAACAACAGTTCTTGTAG
- a CDS encoding NAD(P)-dependent, short-chain alcohol dehydrogenase (COG:Q; EggNog:ENOG503P0K4) encodes MLYKNQDAPVLSLFSLKGKVSLITGGSRGIGLAAAIGLAEAGSDVAITYNSSSPSYVKELESQFKNLGVMFKTYRCNVAIKADNDKCVAQVLNDFGRLDVVVPNAGICIHVPAEENTEEQYREVMGVNLDGAYFTAQAAANAFKKQKEQGILEQGRIVFTASVSSGVVNYPQKQAVYNASKAGLVRLAKCLAVEWVDFARVNCVSPGFIDTEMLDVHPKEWRKTWFNMIPAKRLCAPYELKGVYVFIASDASSYMTGEEVFVGGGYTLI; translated from the coding sequence ATGCTTTATAAAAATCAGGATGCTCCAGTGTTGAGCTTATTTTCATTAAAAGGAAAAGTCTCCTTGATTACGGGAGGATCCAGAGGAATTGGTCTTGCCGCTGCCATCGGTCTTGCCGAAGCCGGTAGTGATGTGGCCATCACTTATAACTCCAGTTCCCCTTCCTATGTTAAGGAACTCGAATCCCAATTCAAAAATTTAGGTGTCATGTTCAAAACTTATAGGTGCAATGTTGCAATCAAAGCCGATAACGACAAGTGTGTTGCACAAGTGTTGAACGACTTTGGAAGATTGGACGTGGTTGTTCCAAATGCTGGAATCTGTATTCACGTTCCTGCTGAAGAAAACACGGAGGAGCAATATCGAGAAGTAATGGGTGTTAATTTAGATGGTGCATACTTCACTGCTCAAGCGGCTGCAAATGCgttcaaaaaacaaaaagagcAGGGAATCCTTGAGCAAGGAAGAATTGTATTTACTGCTTCTGTATCTTCTGGAGTAGTTAATTATCCCCAGAAGCAAGCTGTTTACAATGCTTCCAAAGCCGGCTTAGTTCGATTAGCCAAGTGCTTGGCTGTTGAATGGGTGGACTTTGCTCGGGTCAACTGCGTATCTCCAGGATTCATTGACACAGAAATGTTAGATGTTCACCCAAAGGAGTGGAGAAAAACTTGGTTTAATATGATTCCAGCCAAGAGGTTGTGTGCGCCTTACGAGTTGAAAGGAGTTTATGTGTTTATTGCCAGTGACGCATCCTCTTATATGACAGGCGAGGAAGTCTTCGTAGGTGGTGGATACACTTTGATTTAA
- a CDS encoding sorbitol dehydrogenase (EggNog:ENOG503NU8H; COG:Q) translates to MSNPAFVLKSVKNVVFEERPILPVMPKEVRVKVEQTGICGSDVHYWQKGRIGKFIMKEEDTMVLGHESSGIVVETGSEVSTLKVGDRVAIEPGFPCRYCDNCRDGKYNACEQMYFAATPPDDGTLQKYFNAPYDYCYKIPDHMDMEEAAMVEPVSVAVQICKRAKLQAVDNVLVFGCGPIGLLCQAVSKAYGCKKVIGIDISDGRLEFAKTFGADSVYKMPMRKETQGFEEFAKTVAQDINSKFGFEQGADVILEATGAEPCMAVGVYASKFEGRFVQAGMGKEFCSFPVTDALIKQLSWTGSIRYSTGVYPTAVELVASGKVDVKRLITNRFKFEEAEKAFELVHEGRTDVIKVIIEGVQD, encoded by the coding sequence ATGAGTAACCCGGCGTTTGTGTTAAAATCCGTGAAGAACGTCGTGTTCGAAGAAAGGCCCATTCTTCCTGTCATGCCCAAGGAAGTTCGTGTAAAAGTTGAACAGACAGGAATTTGTGGATCTGATGTCCATTACTGGCAAAAGGGAAGAATAGGAAAGTTTATCatgaaagaagaagatacAATGGTCTTGGGGCATGAGTCTTCAGGAATTGTTGTCGAAACAGGGAGTGAAGTCTCCACTTTGAAGGTTGGCGACAGAGTTGCTATTGAACCTGGTTTTCCTTGCAGATACTGTGACAACTGTAGAGATGGTAAATACAATGCTTGTGAACAAATGTACTTTGCTGCTACCCCACCAGATGATGGAACCTTACAAAAATACTTCAATGCTCCGTACGATTACTGCTACAAGATCCCAGATCATATGGACATGGAAGAGGCCGCGATGGTTGAGCCAGTCTCAGTAGCAGTTCAAATCTGCAAGAGAGCCAAACTCCAGGCAGTAGACAATGTTCTCGTGTTTGGTTGTGGCCCAATCGGATTATTGTGCCAGGCAGTTTCGAAAGCGTATGGCTGTAAAAAAGTTATTGGAATCGATATTTCCGACGGAAGATTAGAATTTGCCAAAACCTTTGGAGCGGACTCCGTTTACAAGATGCCAATGAGGAAGGAGActcaaggatttgaagagtttgCCAAAACAGTTGCTCAAGATATCAACTCTAAATTTGGATTTGAGCAGGGTGCAGATGTGATTTTAGAGGCAACTGGTGCTGAACCTTGTATGGCTGTTGGTGTATACGCCAGCAAGTTTGAAGGAAGATTCGTTCAAGCCGGAATGGGAAAAGAATTCTGCAGCTTTCCTGTTACTGATGCCTTGATCAAACAACTTCTGTGGACAGGCTCAATTAGATATTCCACTGGAGTTTATCCTACTGCTGTAGAATTAGTTGCCTCTGGAAAAGTGGATGTTAAGAGATTGATTACCAATAggttcaagtttgaagaagcagaaaagGCTTTTGAACTAGTTCATGAGGGACGCACTGACGTTATAAAGGTGATTATTGAAGGAGTCCAAGATTAG
- a CDS encoding uncharacterized protein (EggNog:ENOG503NUYQ; COG:U) has product MAQSIRKPNPTLSNSVFDMFSMKGKVVIITGSSGGIAHEVARALGEAGADIALWYHNNPSAKELAVELSSKYSVKAQAYKVDIKSWDQVAASVSLVVKDFGHLDVMIANAGIPAKAGVLDQTLDEWHDVVNTDFNGAYYCARAAGEVFKEQGTGNLIFTASMSAHIVNIPQQQACYNAAKAGVMHLSKSLAVEWAGFARVNSVSPGYIDTAISGDCPFEMKEAWFSMIPMQRDADPRELKGVYLYLASDASTYTTGKQIVGPAIAKVLPDHQKPWFQVRHLLKLNLLLLVPLSVSSTAGYDGSLMNGLQSIDPWKAYFNQPHGTMLGFVNAAQNCGCFIMLPLCGWLTDYIGRKFTIAIGLLGVIVATIIQAAAHNLGATIAARFIVGAFGMLAVQPAPLLIAELSYPSYRGKMTSLYWTFYYLGAILASWTCFGTQGRNDNYSWRIPTILQAGFPVLQLVFIWFVPESPRWLISKGKNDKARAILVEHHAGGDEDSELVNVEMSEIVATLEMEGAAKSTKWSDLVSTPGNRRRTYIAVSLGVFAQWNGIAVVSYYLTLVLNTIGITSSTMQTLINGLLQIFNLIAASSAALLVDLLGRRTLFLWSGIGMLVSYIIWTACSAIFAEKGTPGAGKAVVAFIFIFYFHYDIAYTPLLMGYPTEIFPYYLRSKGVAAELMGVYGALIIASFCNSIALDNIGWKYYIVFCVLLVIICLNTYYFYPETKGYSLEEVAQIFDGNEAILDVTSGDLMKHGSAKTSQEHVERVREL; this is encoded by the exons ATGGCCCAATCGATTAGAAAACCCAACCCAACCCTCTCCAATAGCGTCTTCGACATGTTTTCCATGAAAGGAAAAGTCGTGATCATCACTGGATCATCAGGTGGCATTGCTCACGAAGTTGCGAGGGCTTTGGGCGAAGCAGGTGCTGATATCGCTTTATGGTATCACAACAATCCGCTGGCCAAAGAATTAGCAGTTGAACTCTCCAGCAAGTACAGCGTCAAGGCACAAGCTTACAAAGTCGATATAAAGTCATGGGACCAAGTTGCAGCTTCTGTGTCTCTAGTTGTTAAAGACTTTGGCCATTTGGATGTGATGATTGCAAATGCTGGAATTCCTGCCAAGGCTGGAGTATTGGACCAAACATTGGACGAATGGCATGATGTAGTCAACACCGATTTCAATGGGGCTTACTACTGTGCTAGGGCTGCTGGagaagtcttcaaagaacaGGGCACtggaaacttgattttcacTGCCTCTATGTCTGCCCATATTGTCAATATTCCTCAGCAACAAGCATGCTACAATGCTGCCAAAGCGGGAGTTATGCATTtatccaagtcattggcTGTCGAATGGGCTGGCTTTGCCCGAGTCAATTCAGTGTCTCCAGGTTACATTGACACTGCTATTTCCGGTGACTGTCCCTTCGAAATGAAAGAAGCCTGGTTCAGCATGATTCCCATGCAAAGAGACGCGGATCCGCGTGAATTGAAAGGTGTTTACTTGTACTTAGCTAGTGATGCTTCTACATACACCACTGGGA AGCAGATTGTTGGACCTGCCATCGCAAAGGTCTTACCtgatcaccaaaaaccTTGGTTTCAAGTGAGACACCTTTTGAAGCTTAATTTGCTCTTGTTGGTACCTTTATCTGTAAGTAGTACTGCTGGTTATGATGGTTCGTTGATGAACGGATTACAATCAATTGACCCTTGGAAGGCTTATTTCAATCAACCCCATGGAACAATGTTGGGATTTGTGAATGCTGCTCAGAACTGTGGGTGTTTCATCATGTTGCCCTTATGTGGCTGGCTAACTGATTATATAGGAAGAAAATTCACCATTGCCATAGGTTTGTTGGGAGTTATTGTGGCAACCATTATTCAGGCTGCTGCCCACAATTTGGGTGCAACCATCGCTGCTAGGTTCATTGTTGGTGCCTTCGGTATGTTGGCAGTACAGCCAGCTCCACTTCTTATTGCTGAGCTTTCTTACCCCAGCTACAGAGGAAAAATGACCTCTTTATACTGGACTTTCTATTACTTAGGGGCCATCTTGGCTTCGTGGACTTGTTTTGGTACTCAGGGAAGAAATGATAACTATTCGTGGAGAATCCCTACCATCTTGCAAGCGGGGTTCCCAGTATTGCAGTTGGTGTTTATTTGGTTTGTACCAGAGAGTCCTAGATGGCTTATTTCTAAGGGAAAGAACGACAAGGCAAGAGCTATCTTAGTTGAGCACCATGCTGGTGGAGATGAGGATCTGGAATTGGTGAATGTCGAGATGTCTGAAATAGTTGCCACCTTGGAGATGGAAGGGGCAGCTAAGTCCACTAAATGGTCTGACTTGGTTTCCACGCCtggaaacagaagaagaacttaCATTGCCGTAAGTTTAGGAGTTTTTGCCCAGTGGAATGGGATTGCTGTTGTTTCATATTACTTGACTTTGGTATTGAACACCATTGGAATCACCTCTTCTACCATGCAGACTTTGATCAACGGATTGTtacaaatcttcaatttaATAGCTGCTTCTTCCGCAGCTTTGTTAGTGGATCTTCTTGGACGAAGAACCCTCTTCTTGTGGTCTGGGATTGGAATGCTTGTATCGTATATTATCTGGACAGCTTGTTCGGCAATATTTGCAGAGAAAGGAACCCCAGGTGCAGGCAAAGCCGTGGTGGCATTCATCTTTATCTTTTACTTCCACTATGATATAGCTTACACTCCGTTGCTCATGGGATACCCCACCGAGATTTTTCCTTACTACTTAAGATCCAAAGGGGTTGCGGCTGAATTGATGGGAGTCTACGGAGCTTTGATTATTGCCTCCTTCTGCAACTCTATTGCCTTGGATAATATTGGTTGGAAGTACTACATTGTATTTTGTGTGTTATTGGTAATAATTTGTTTAAACACTTACTACTTCTATCCAGAAACTAAAGGTTACTCTCTTGAGGAAGTTGCTCAGATTTTTGATGGAAATGAAGCTATCTTGGACGTCACTCTGGGAGATTTGATGAAACATGGTTCTGCAAAGACATCTCAAGAGCATGTGGAGCGTGTTCGAGAATTATAA
- a CDS encoding uncharacterized protein (EggNog:ENOG503NXQA; COG:S): MFNLELDKTVKNDYAIPGTAVIIGKDVDEVDQLGLLRKKGTDIILDPQPSSDPNDPLNWSMPRKLLHFFLLCFIAATVAAASAFNGPLYTEMALVYGVSYSELNTATAIQFLFVAIGCYFSQPLANKFGRRPVYLVSVMLSIIASLCFGLKLTQGANYAYSILNGLSVGPVDSLVEVSICDVFFLHEQGSYLAIYALALGIGTALAPLIAGYIDVGQDMSWCGKWTSITCGVLFVAMFLFSEESLYHRENISKTSEFIAVLGSNTGENVSESSSNDKHKEMVEVSRVTGSIPPAKSYFQRMKLISTDQATSSSWYELLIVPMYTARYPSVIWASITYGIQICWLSYYSTTSSEFYMSPPYNFSGSAVGLTSLGMLAGYVCGCSYSFFLSDWFQLKATRMNNGIFEPEFRLLLMPFPILVNMAGLFMYGLGVYYGLHWSVSVIVFSFWGKKMQRTKQDEMLMLK; encoded by the exons ATGTTTAACTTGGAACTCGACAAAACTGTCAAAAACGACTATGCAATTCCTGGTACGGCTGTGATTATAGGAAAAGATGTTGACGAGGTAGACCAACTTGGATTGTTGCGTAAAAAAGGAACTGACATTATTTTGGATCCCCAACCTTCATCGGATCCCAATGATCCATTAAACTGGAGTATGCCCAGAAAGCTCCTCCATTTTTTCTTACTTTGCTTTATTGCAGCCACTGTAGCTGCTGCTTCAGCATTCAACGGCCCCTTGTATACAGAAATGGCTCTAGTATATGGGGTGTCGTATAGCGAGTTGAATACTGCTACTGCTATCCAATTTTTATTCGTGGCTATTGGCTGTTATTTTTCACAACCCTTGGCCAATAAGTTTGGTAGAAGACCGGTTTATTTGGTTTCTGTGATGTTGCTGATCATAGCTAGTCTTTGTTTTGGTCTCAAGTTGACTCAGGGTGCTAATTATGCTTATTCCATTTTGAATGGTCTACTGGTAGGTCCAGTTGATTCATTAGTTGAGGTCTCGATTTGTGATGTTTTCTTCCTCCATGAGCAAGGGCTGTACTTGGCTATTTATGCACTTGCTTTGGGCATTGGAACTGCACTTGCTCCTTTGATTGCAGGATATATTGATGTGGGACAGGATATGAGTTGGTGTGGTAAATGGACTTCTATAACTTGTGGCGTTTTATTTGTTGCCATGTTCTTATTCAGTGAAGAATCGTTATACCACAGGGAGAACATATCCAAAACATCCGAGTTTATCGCAGTACTAGGTTCTAACACAGGAGAAAATGTCCTGGAATCTAGTTCCAATGATAAACATAAGGAAATGGTCGAAGTTTCAAGGGTGACGGGGAGCATTCCTCCAGCAAAGTCGTATTTTCAAAGGATGAAATTGATTTCGACAGACCAAGCTACATCTTCCTCATGGTATGAACTATTGATAGTTCCGATGTACACTGCCAGATATCCATCCGTTATTTGGGCTTCTATTACTTATGGTATCCAAATCTGCTGGTTAAGCTATTACTCAACAACTAGTTCTGAATTCTATATGTCTCCACCCTATAATTTTAGTGGATCGGCTGTCGGATTGACTAGTCTTGGCATGCTTGCAGGAtatgtttgtggttgttcTTATTCATTCTTTTTAAGTGATTGGTTCCAATTAAAAGCAACTAGAATGAACAACGGGATCTTTGAACCTGAGTTCAGATTGTTGTTAATGCCGTTTCCAATTTTGGTCAACATGGCTGGGTTGTTCATGTATGGTCTTGGGGTGTATTACGGATTACACTGGTCAGTTTCAGTAATTG TATTCAGTTTTTGGGGTAAAAAGATGC AAAGAACTAAGCAGGATGaaatgttgatgttgaaatAA
- a CDS encoding amidase (COG:I,J,T; EggNog:ENOG503NTYP), with product MTKGSWQEKAAKKRQEVRSEIPPSWLLPQDETSKFSETTPVSVLDLPRKYLDEKELHITEDYSPKQLLQKLADGGFTAVEVVEAFSHRSAIATQVTNCCTEIMFSYGLERAKFLDGYLVKHGKPFGPLHGLPISLKDSTNVPGYDSTIGYTGFIGNASSIKDYQFVDLILSLGAVPFVKTNIPHTLMTLDSENNIFGRTLNPNKLTLTAGGSSGGEGSLIKQRGSLVGFGTDIGGSIRIPAYCNGVYGLRSTVNRIPNVGGTDPSRDYFVGVDFTTGPLAVDLEGIELVTKAIIESEACSKISMARAVPWRPVEVSRPLRIGSLVPESRLPIHPPLKRILKEAEQKLRAQGHEIVPIEKYPSAYDSWKTIMGLFLADPESTAISTILDAGEPLINSLTDTGVKAFRGAPESIAELIELKAEAYRAAEDWHGVFDDNNLDCIIGPGAPGAAPPHDSCIIAPFTAQWNLVDFPALVIPYGKVEDTDEVEPVDKGDLADCFAFYEDKNAYLGAPGHIQIVTKHLHDEKLLSCAKIIEQALVS from the coding sequence ATGACTAAGGGGTCATGGCAAGAAAAGGCAGCTAAAAAGAGGCAGGAAGTTCGTTCTGAAATTCCTCCTAGTTGGTTGCTCCCACAGGACGAAACCTCCAAGTTCAGTGAAACCACGCCTGTATCGGTGTTGGACCTTCCCAGAAAATaccttgatgaaaaagaGCTTCATATCACTGAAGACTATTCCCCCAAGCAGCTTTTACAAAAGTTAGCTGATGGAGGGTTTACAGCTGTTGAAGTGGTAGAAGCTTTCAGTCACAGGTCTGCCATCGCTACCCAAGTAACCAATTGCTGTACAGAGATCATGTTTAGTTACGGCTTAGAAAGAGCTAAGTTCTTGGATGGATACCTTGTAAAGCATGGTAAGCCTTTTGGTCCTCTACATGGATTGCCAatatctttgaaagacTCCACCAATGTCCCTGGATATGATTCTACTATTGGATATACTGGTTTTATTGGaaatgcttcttcaatcaaagATTACCAATTCGTTGATCTAATTTTATCATTAGGAGCAGTTCCATTTGTTAAGACCAACATTCCACATACATTGATGACTCTTGATTCAGAAAATAACATATTCGGAAGAACTTTGAATCCTAACAAATTGACTTTGACTGCAGGAGGAAGTTCAGGTGGCGAAGGAAGTTTGATAAAGCAGAGAGGTTCTCTTGTTGGTTTTGGGACAGATATTGGTGGTTCTATTCGTATTCCTGCTTACTGTAATGGCGTATATGGGCTTCGTTCAACAGTAAACAGAATTCCAAATGTTGGAGGAACTGACCCTAGCAGAGATTATTTTGTGGGGGTAGACTTTACCACAGGCCCTTTGGCTGTTGATTTGGAAGGTATTGAACTAGTCACTAAAGCCATAATTGAATCAGAGGCATGTAGTAAGATCTCAATGGCTCGTGCAGTTCCATGGAGGCCTGTCGAGGTTTCCAGACCCCTTAGAATCGGTTCTTTAGTGCCTGAATCTAGGCTTCCAATACACCCTCCCTTAAAAAGGATCCTCAAAGAAGCTGAACAGAAATTAAGGGCCCAGGGACACGAGATTGTTCCAATAGAGAAATATCCGTCCGCTTATGATAGCTGGAAAACAATAATGGGACTATTTCTTGCGGATCCCGAAAGTACAGCCATTTCGACCATCTTGGATGCTGGGGAGccattgatcaactccttGACTGACACTGGAGTTAAGGCCTTTAGAGGCGCACCCGAGTCAATCGCAGAGTTAATCGAGTTGAAAGCAGAAGCTTATAGAGCAGCTGAAGATTGGCATGGAGTATTTGATGACAACAATTTGGATTGTATAATAGGACCAGGTGCACCAGGAGCTGCTCCCCCTCATGATAGTTGCATTATTGCTCCTTTTACTGCTCAATGGAATTTGGTGGACTTCCCTGCTCTTGTGATTCCCTATGGTAAAGTAGAAGATACTGATGAGGTTGAGCCCGTAGACAAAGGGGATTTAGCTGATTGTTTTGCCTTTTACGAAGACAAAAATGCATATTTGGGAGCACCTGGTCATATCCAGATAGTTACGAAACATTTGCACGATGAAAAGCTTTTAAGCTGTGCTAAGATTATTGAACAAGCATTGGTGTCATGA